Proteins encoded within one genomic window of Formosa agariphila KMM 3901:
- a CDS encoding sensor histidine kinase has translation MLSPHFILKQLGRLGLHILFWCGVLLFYTYFFGSGSSDMSYVLSFSLFLMPITIATTYVCIYKLIPDYLMLKKYALFGLYSLYTFIISAYLIILSIFYGLIYLSHFEYNNMAPVSQNLLFVMIGVYLVTTVVSAFKLLKLNLKQVENTSKLEHKILETQLKLKEQELQYLKMQIHPHFLFNTLNTMYGFSLKKADETPEMILKLSNLLDYLLYQIDKPFVLLTDEINHIQDYIALESLRFNKTLNINFNIENISETTKIAPMLFLPFIENSFKHGVLKHGILNIKIDLSFKDHMIYFYIENTSASSSETKSGIGLENIKKRLEMLYKDAYTLSILNTNSTFKVRLTLKTKDAFANQ, from the coding sequence ATGTTATCACCACATTTTATATTAAAACAGTTAGGCCGTCTGGGTCTACACATCTTATTTTGGTGTGGTGTCTTGTTATTTTACACTTATTTTTTTGGCTCCGGAAGTAGCGATATGAGTTATGTACTCTCCTTCTCGCTGTTCTTAATGCCCATTACAATTGCAACAACTTACGTATGTATTTACAAACTAATTCCAGATTATTTAATGCTGAAAAAGTACGCACTTTTCGGACTCTACAGTTTGTATACTTTTATTATTTCGGCTTACCTGATTATCCTTTCTATCTTTTATGGCTTAATTTATTTATCGCATTTTGAATACAATAATATGGCACCTGTAAGTCAGAATTTATTATTTGTTATGATTGGTGTGTATTTAGTAACCACTGTAGTGAGTGCTTTTAAATTGTTAAAGTTGAATTTAAAACAGGTTGAAAACACCAGTAAATTAGAACACAAAATTCTTGAAACCCAACTGAAGCTAAAAGAACAAGAATTGCAGTATCTAAAAATGCAGATTCATCCGCACTTTCTATTTAACACCCTAAATACCATGTATGGGTTTTCGTTAAAAAAGGCTGATGAAACGCCTGAAATGATATTAAAACTTTCAAATTTATTAGATTATTTACTCTACCAAATCGACAAACCTTTTGTGTTATTGACAGATGAAATTAATCACATTCAAGATTATATTGCTTTAGAATCACTTCGGTTCAACAAAACGTTGAATATCAATTTCAATATTGAAAACATCTCCGAGACTACAAAAATTGCTCCCATGCTTTTTCTTCCTTTTATAGAAAACAGCTTTAAACACGGGGTTTTAAAACACGGTATATTAAATATTAAAATTGATTTATCGTTTAAAGACCACATGATTTATTTTTATATTGAAAATACAAGTGCATCATCTTCTGAAACCAAATCTGGTATTGGACTAGAAAACATAAAAAAACGTTTAGAGATGCTTTATAAAGACGCCTATACCTTGTCTATTTTAAATACGAATAGCACATTTAAAGTCCGTTTAACATTAAAAACAAAAGACGCTTTTGCAAACCAATAG
- a CDS encoding LytR/AlgR family response regulator transcription factor, producing MQTNRTISCLIVDDEVIAREVIASHLSKISNITVVASCSNAIEAFNQISNHTIDLVFLDINMPEISGISFAKSINPSIKIIFTTAYRDYAVEGFELQAVDYLLKPISFERLLKAVNNYFDVYTESQHGNLPVADVSDFMFVRSDRKMIKIDFDAVVYIESYSDYLKIHLQDSTIVTRETISAIEVKLPPKQFLRIHRSYIISVKNITSFTNEHVTILNQALPISRSYKKEILELLERY from the coding sequence TTGCAAACCAATAGAACCATATCGTGCCTAATTGTAGATGACGAAGTCATAGCCAGAGAAGTAATTGCTTCGCACCTATCTAAAATTAGCAACATTACAGTTGTTGCGAGTTGTAGCAATGCCATTGAAGCCTTTAACCAAATAAGCAATCATACCATTGACTTGGTATTTTTGGATATAAACATGCCAGAAATCTCCGGAATTTCGTTTGCTAAATCCATTAACCCTAGTATTAAAATAATTTTCACTACAGCATATCGCGATTATGCTGTTGAAGGTTTCGAGCTTCAGGCTGTAGATTATTTATTAAAGCCCATTTCTTTTGAAAGGCTATTAAAGGCTGTAAATAATTATTTTGATGTTTATACGGAATCTCAACATGGGAATTTACCAGTAGCAGACGTTTCAGACTTTATGTTTGTGCGTTCCGACCGGAAAATGATAAAAATAGATTTTGATGCTGTTGTTTATATAGAAAGCTATAGCGATTATCTAAAAATTCATTTACAAGATTCCACTATCGTGACGCGCGAAACCATTAGCGCTATTGAAGTAAAACTTCCGCCAAAACAGTTTTTAAGAATACATCGGTCGTATATTATTTCAGTAAAAAACATTACCTCGTTCACAAACGAACATGTTACCATTTTAAACCAAGCATTGCCTATTAGCAGAAGTTATAAAAAAGAGATTTTAGAGCTTTTAGAACGGTATTAG
- a CDS encoding aldose 1-epimerase family protein: MYTLQNELLKIEVNKTGAELSEISAIKNPNQFMWDANPDVWANFAPNLFPIIGALKDDTMIFNGASYNMAKHGIIRNNTAITLEEQTDTKLSFSLLYSEDTLKHYPFKFKFTLEFELIENKIIVTHTVENLDDNTLYFSVGGHPAFKCPLYDTEAYTDYYLEFEQKETAESYVLNMDIGLVTDSSFPVISDDNKINLHYDLFNKDALIFKDLKSRKVALKSKKNGTILTVDYPDFPYLGIWAKPHANYVCIEPWLGVADNETHNQDFKTKEGIQSLASKQTFKAAYTIEIDQKHLV; the protein is encoded by the coding sequence ATGTATACGTTACAAAACGAATTATTAAAAATTGAAGTAAATAAAACTGGTGCCGAACTTTCTGAAATTAGCGCCATTAAGAATCCAAATCAATTTATGTGGGATGCAAACCCTGATGTTTGGGCTAATTTTGCACCTAACCTATTTCCTATAATTGGGGCATTAAAAGATGACACTATGATTTTTAACGGGGCATCTTATAATATGGCTAAACATGGAATTATTAGAAATAATACAGCCATTACACTTGAGGAGCAAACAGACACGAAACTGAGTTTTTCTCTGTTATATTCTGAAGACACTTTAAAACACTATCCGTTTAAATTTAAATTCACACTTGAATTTGAATTGATTGAAAACAAAATTATAGTAACTCATACTGTTGAAAATTTAGATGATAACACGTTGTATTTTTCTGTTGGTGGTCACCCAGCATTTAAATGTCCTCTATATGATACTGAAGCTTACACCGATTATTATTTAGAATTCGAGCAGAAAGAAACAGCCGAATCTTATGTCTTAAATATGGACATCGGATTGGTTACAGATTCATCGTTTCCTGTGATTTCAGATGATAATAAAATTAATTTACACTACGATTTATTTAATAAAGACGCTTTAATTTTCAAAGATTTAAAATCTAGAAAGGTCGCCTTAAAAAGCAAAAAAAACGGTACAATACTAACTGTAGACTATCCAGATTTTCCTTATTTAGGTATTTGGGCAAAACCCCATGCTAATTATGTTTGTATAGAACCTTGGTTGGGTGTAGCCGACAACGAAACTCATAATCAGGATTTTAAAACTAAAGAAGGCATACAATCTTTAGCTTCAAAACAAACATTTAAAGCAGCTTACACCATAGAAATAGACCAAAAGCATCTAGTTTAA
- the tilS gene encoding tRNA lysidine(34) synthetase TilS: protein MLNSFKQHIERQLPFLQNKKLILTISGGIDSVVLAHLCHKLGLNFALAHCNFNLRGDESDADEAFLVKLADDLDVEIFIESFDTNQYAADTKLSIQMAARELRYRWFEELVDLLHFDYVLTAHHADDNLETFLINLSRGTGIEGLTGIPEINDYIVRPLLPFSRTEIIAYAEANGINWREDSSNNSTKYLRNKLRHDVIPVLKEINPQWLQNFKMTQNHLHDSKILIDDFMTQVYKDVVAFEADVIKFDISKLLKYPNPKPYLYQLLKSYKFTAWDDIYNLLEAQSGKQVFSETHRLLKDREYLILSLKDAQDNNVELHYEITEDLNPIKTAFGTFSFSIISEIQDTLKDTIYVDFDKLEFPLTIRKWEQGDFFFPLGMQGKKKLSKYFKDEKLSLVEKEHVWVVCSGNDIVWVINRRGDNRFKVTTTTKQILKISYKQVRILI, encoded by the coding sequence ATGCTGAATTCTTTTAAACAACATATAGAACGCCAACTTCCGTTTCTGCAAAACAAGAAATTAATATTAACCATATCGGGAGGGATTGATAGTGTCGTATTAGCACATTTATGTCATAAATTAGGATTAAATTTTGCCCTTGCACATTGTAATTTCAATTTAAGAGGTGATGAAAGTGATGCCGATGAAGCTTTTTTAGTGAAATTGGCAGACGATTTAGATGTAGAGATTTTTATTGAAAGTTTCGACACCAATCAATATGCCGCAGATACTAAACTTTCCATACAAATGGCGGCTAGAGAATTGAGATACCGTTGGTTTGAAGAATTGGTAGACCTACTTCATTTCGATTATGTCTTAACGGCGCATCATGCCGATGATAATCTAGAAACCTTTTTAATTAATTTATCTCGTGGTACCGGAATAGAAGGTTTAACCGGAATTCCTGAAATTAACGATTATATAGTGCGTCCGCTATTACCGTTTTCTAGAACAGAAATTATAGCCTATGCAGAAGCTAACGGTATAAATTGGCGAGAAGATAGTAGTAATAATTCAACTAAATATTTACGAAATAAACTGCGTCACGATGTTATTCCGGTGTTAAAAGAGATTAATCCGCAATGGCTTCAGAATTTTAAAATGACACAAAATCATTTACATGATTCTAAAATTTTGATAGACGATTTTATGACACAAGTCTACAAAGATGTGGTTGCTTTTGAAGCGGATGTTATTAAGTTTGATATCTCTAAATTATTAAAATATCCGAATCCGAAACCTTATTTATATCAGCTTTTAAAGTCTTATAAATTTACCGCTTGGGACGATATTTACAATTTATTAGAAGCACAATCAGGTAAACAAGTGTTTTCTGAAACACACCGTTTACTTAAAGATCGGGAGTATTTAATTTTAAGTTTAAAGGATGCTCAAGACAATAATGTAGAATTACATTATGAAATTACAGAAGATTTAAATCCTATTAAAACCGCTTTTGGAACCTTTAGCTTTTCAATAATTTCAGAAATTCAAGATACTTTAAAGGATACTATATATGTTGATTTCGATAAACTTGAATTCCCGCTAACTATTAGAAAATGGGAGCAAGGCGATTTCTTTTTCCCGTTAGGGATGCAAGGCAAAAAGAAACTGAGCAAATATTTTAAAGATGAAAAATTATCGCTTGTAGAAAAAGAGCACGTTTGGGTAGTGTGTTCTGGTAATGATATTGTTTGGGTGATTAATAGACGGGGAGATAATAGGTTTAAAGTGACCACAACTACTAAACAGATTTTAAAAATATCTTATAAACAAGTAAGAATATTAATATAA
- a CDS encoding MotA/TolQ/ExbB proton channel family protein, with the protein MMQQQGFFTQLANRFSEGGVLFMSLILICLLLSFFFLISGFYLANKNEVKSRKMISLVSDSSLLGLVIGFLGSIIGLITAFDAIEGMNSISSGMLAGGLKVSFLTTLFGTLVFVISRIGILIYKWMYKF; encoded by the coding sequence ATGATGCAACAACAAGGTTTTTTTACACAATTAGCTAATCGTTTTAGTGAAGGTGGCGTTTTATTTATGTCGCTAATTTTAATCTGTTTACTACTGTCTTTTTTCTTTTTGATAAGTGGATTTTATCTGGCGAATAAAAATGAAGTGAAATCTAGAAAAATGATAAGTCTTGTAAGCGACTCCAGTTTATTAGGATTAGTCATTGGTTTTCTTGGCTCTATTATTGGATTAATAACTGCTTTTGATGCTATTGAAGGTATGAATTCTATATCCTCTGGGATGCTAGCAGGAGGTTTAAAAGTGTCCTTTTTAACAACACTTTTCGGAACTTTAGTCTTTGTAATTTCTAGAATTGGAATCTTAATTTATAAGTGGATGTATAAGTTTTAG
- a CDS encoding S1/P1 nuclease, producing MKLKYILTLCIGLFIFQFSQATEKPAPEWGPTGHRVVGKIADNYLKRSTKRAIEKLLNRQSLAFVSTYGDEIKSDDRYKKFGTWHYVNMDANQSYEDSKKNPKGDAVTGAEYCVSVLKDKNATDEDKAFYLKLLIHIIGDIHQPMHVGLAEDKGGNDIKVKWMGKSTNLHRVWDSDMINGYDMSYTELANNADALSKEQIKVIEAGTIIDWVNDTHVLANAVYKDVNKDDNLGYKYAYNNLNIARSQIQKGGIRLAKLLNDIF from the coding sequence ATGAAACTTAAATACATTCTTACACTTTGTATAGGTCTATTTATATTCCAATTTTCGCAAGCAACAGAAAAACCTGCTCCAGAATGGGGACCAACAGGACATCGTGTAGTTGGTAAAATTGCCGACAACTATTTAAAAAGAAGTACAAAACGCGCTATTGAGAAATTACTTAATAGACAGTCTTTAGCATTTGTTTCTACCTATGGAGATGAAATAAAATCTGACGACCGCTATAAAAAATTTGGGACTTGGCATTATGTAAATATGGATGCGAATCAATCTTATGAAGATTCGAAAAAGAATCCTAAAGGCGATGCCGTAACAGGTGCAGAATACTGTGTTTCTGTTTTAAAAGACAAGAATGCAACCGATGAGGATAAAGCATTTTACCTAAAATTACTTATTCATATTATAGGAGATATTCATCAACCTATGCATGTTGGATTAGCAGAAGATAAAGGAGGAAACGACATTAAAGTAAAATGGATGGGTAAAAGCACCAATTTACACCGTGTTTGGGATAGCGACATGATTAATGGTTACGATATGAGCTACACCGAATTAGCCAATAATGCAGATGCTTTATCTAAAGAACAAATTAAAGTTATAGAAGCAGGAACTATTATAGATTGGGTAAACGATACACATGTATTAGCAAATGCCGTTTATAAAGATGTAAATAAAGACGACAATTTAGGTTATAAATACGCCTACAACAATCTTAATATTGCACGTTCTCAAATTCAAAAAGGTGGGATTCGTTTAGCGAAACTACTTAATGATATTTTTTAA
- a CDS encoding sensor histidine kinase — MVHTGETLVSTPAERYLLVYMIGVILIVSTLIIVFFIVFQKRKNKLLQDKLMQQKLFEEEISKTQIEIQEQTLKNIGQDLHDNVGQLLSVANMQLSVLAKQVGPELELSFIESKDLVKESLQELRLLSKSLNSDVIAHRGFQESINTEMERFNKLELILAELTVEGNSNLIKNSKDSIILFRIFQEFFSNTIKYSEASLLKVHVNYTSEYAVITASDNGIGFDVKRVKKGSGLINMKSRAMLIEAQFKMVSKPKEGVSLTVTYPYRNEYL, encoded by the coding sequence ATGGTGCACACCGGAGAAACATTAGTAAGCACTCCTGCAGAACGCTATTTGTTAGTTTACATGATAGGTGTAATACTCATAGTATCAACCTTAATTATTGTATTTTTTATTGTATTTCAGAAACGAAAAAATAAATTATTACAAGATAAGTTAATGCAACAAAAGTTGTTTGAGGAAGAGATTTCTAAAACTCAAATTGAAATTCAGGAACAAACTTTAAAAAATATTGGTCAAGATTTACACGATAATGTCGGGCAATTATTATCTGTAGCAAACATGCAACTTAGCGTGCTAGCTAAACAAGTGGGACCTGAATTAGAGTTGTCTTTTATAGAAAGTAAAGATTTGGTTAAAGAAAGTTTGCAAGAACTACGGCTATTATCAAAATCGTTAAATAGCGATGTTATTGCCCACCGTGGATTTCAGGAATCTATAAATACTGAAATGGAACGTTTTAATAAATTAGAATTAATTCTAGCAGAGTTAACTGTTGAAGGCAATTCAAATCTTATAAAAAACAGTAAAGATAGTATCATCTTGTTTAGAATATTTCAAGAATTTTTCTCGAATACCATCAAATATTCTGAAGCTTCTTTACTTAAAGTTCATGTTAATTATACTTCAGAATATGCAGTAATTACTGCCTCCGATAATGGTATTGGTTTCGATGTAAAACGGGTTAAAAAAGGGTCTGGATTAATCAATATGAAAAGTCGTGCAATGCTAATCGAGGCGCAGTTTAAAATGGTTTCTAAACCAAAAGAAGGTGTGAGTTTAACCGTAACATATCCTTACAGAAATGAGTACCTATAA
- a CDS encoding RluA family pseudouridine synthase yields the protein MKLLSNKSNLQILFEDNHIIIINKRAGDIVQGDKTGDKPLSDVVKEYIKHKYDKPGNVYLGVVHRLDRPTTGLVIFAKTSKALTRLNAMFVSKDVNKTYWALVNSAPPKQHDTLINWLKKNPKNNKSTAYPKEIKDSKKAILRYTQLKSLDRYILLEIELETGRHHQIRCQLSNIGCIIKGDLKYGADRSNKDASIHLHARHIQFIHPVTKASISVSAPLPQDPLWNACL from the coding sequence ATGAAATTACTATCCAATAAATCCAACCTACAGATTCTCTTTGAGGACAATCATATTATTATCATTAATAAGCGAGCTGGAGATATTGTACAAGGCGATAAAACTGGAGATAAACCTTTAAGTGATGTTGTAAAAGAATACATAAAACACAAATACGATAAGCCTGGAAATGTGTATTTAGGTGTTGTTCACCGTTTAGATAGACCAACAACAGGATTAGTTATTTTTGCTAAAACAAGTAAAGCGTTAACGCGATTAAACGCCATGTTTGTAAGTAAAGATGTAAATAAAACCTATTGGGCGCTTGTTAATAGTGCTCCTCCAAAACAACACGACACATTAATTAATTGGTTAAAGAAAAATCCGAAGAACAACAAATCGACAGCCTATCCAAAAGAGATAAAAGATAGTAAAAAAGCCATCTTACGTTATACACAACTTAAGAGCCTTGACCGTTATATCCTTTTAGAAATTGAATTAGAGACAGGCCGCCATCACCAAATACGATGTCAGCTTTCTAATATAGGTTGTATTATAAAAGGTGATTTAAAATACGGAGCAGACCGTAGTAATAAAGATGCAAGCATTCATTTACATGCCAGACATATTCAATTTATTCATCCTGTAACTAAAGCATCTATTAGTGTTTCTGCACCACTTCCTCAAGATCCACTCTGGAATGCATGTTTATAG
- a CDS encoding anthranilate synthase component I family protein, whose translation MRHITSKHIPDITEFKHKLLQWSQQFEEVVWMDSNQHDTSYSSYDAILAVDAFTSIQTDYFEAFTSLKEYQEITKDWIFGYLTYDVKNGLEHLQSNNFDGLGFSDIFFFQPKRLFLIKGNQVEIQYLNMVDDEVDSDLEAICSLQKEALDSESNPVKIKVRMHKDAYFKKINTMLEHIHRGDIYEANFCQEFYAEDVSIHPLETYKKLNAVSKPPFATFLKQQDKYLMCASPERYIKKVGQTVISQPIKGTAKRAVNTVEDEKLKIDLTHNEKERSENIMIVDLVRNDLSKTAIKGSVKVEELCKVYSFPQVHQMISTISSKISETVKPIDILKTTFPMGSMTGAPKLSAMRIIETLEDTKRGLYSGTVGYFTPDGDFDFNVIIRSILYNQTKKYVSYSVGGAITSKSNPASEYEECLVKAKAMRDVLEY comes from the coding sequence TTGCGCCATATAACATCTAAACATATTCCGGATATTACCGAGTTTAAGCATAAGCTTTTACAATGGAGTCAGCAGTTTGAAGAAGTCGTTTGGATGGACTCTAACCAACATGATACTTCGTATTCTAGTTATGATGCTATCTTGGCTGTAGATGCGTTTACGAGTATACAAACCGATTATTTTGAAGCGTTTACCTCGCTGAAAGAGTATCAGGAAATTACTAAAGATTGGATTTTTGGTTACCTAACCTACGATGTGAAAAACGGACTAGAACATTTACAATCTAATAATTTTGATGGTTTAGGGTTTTCGGATATTTTCTTTTTTCAACCAAAAAGACTCTTTTTAATTAAAGGAAATCAAGTTGAGATTCAGTACTTAAATATGGTGGATGATGAGGTTGACTCTGATTTAGAAGCTATTTGTAGTTTACAAAAAGAAGCGCTAGACTCCGAATCTAATCCGGTGAAAATAAAAGTCCGTATGCATAAGGATGCGTATTTTAAAAAGATAAATACCATGTTGGAGCATATTCATCGTGGTGATATTTACGAAGCTAATTTTTGTCAAGAATTTTATGCCGAAGATGTTAGTATTCATCCGTTGGAAACGTACAAAAAATTAAACGCAGTATCTAAACCGCCATTTGCCACGTTTTTAAAACAACAGGACAAATACCTTATGTGTGCTTCTCCAGAGCGCTATATTAAAAAGGTAGGACAAACTGTAATTTCGCAACCTATTAAAGGTACGGCAAAACGAGCTGTTAACACGGTTGAAGATGAGAAGTTAAAAATAGATTTAACGCATAATGAAAAAGAGCGAAGTGAAAATATTATGATTGTGGACTTGGTACGGAACGACTTATCGAAAACCGCAATTAAAGGCTCTGTAAAGGTTGAAGAATTATGTAAAGTGTATTCATTTCCCCAAGTGCATCAAATGATATCGACCATTTCATCTAAAATTTCTGAAACTGTAAAACCTATCGATATTTTAAAAACAACATTCCCAATGGGAAGCATGACGGGAGCTCCAAAACTTTCGGCAATGCGTATTATTGAAACTCTAGAAGATACAAAACGAGGTTTGTATTCTGGAACAGTAGGTTATTTTACTCCAGATGGCGATTTCGATTTTAATGTCATCATCCGGAGTATTTTATATAATCAAACTAAAAAGTATGTATCGTATTCTGTAGGTGGTGCCATTACATCTAAAAGTAATCCGGCAAGCGAATACGAAGAATGTTTAGTAAAGGCAAAAGCAATGCGCGACGTTTTAGAATATTAA
- a CDS encoding DEAD/DEAH box helicase: protein MTFQDLNLNTPLYNALDDLGFTTPTPIQAQAFGVVSSGKDMVGIAQTGTGKTFAYMLPIIRNLKFSKQENPRILVLVPTRELVVQVVDEIEKLTKYINTRVLGVYGGTNINTQKQQVAQGVDILVATPGRLYDLAVSRVLQLKSIQKLVIDEVDVMLDLGFRHQLINIFDILPERRQNIMFSATMTQDVDDLINDFFITPERVSIAVSGTPLDNIAQERYNVPNFYTKVNLLNEILQDKETYNKVLIFVGFKRMADRLFEALDETFSEESCVIHSNKTQNYRLRSIEQFRNGDNRILVATDVMARGLDIDNISHVINFDTPDYPENYIHRIGRTGRAEREGHTILFSTVKEQDALERIEALMQMEIPVLEIPEDVEISTELLEEERVKIKERNNPTKRRDEDAPGPAFHEKKEKNAKENLGGSYRREIAKKYKKPKTRGDKNYNKRNKNK, encoded by the coding sequence GTGACTTTTCAAGATTTAAATTTAAACACCCCGCTTTACAACGCTCTAGACGACCTAGGCTTTACAACTCCAACTCCTATTCAAGCTCAAGCATTTGGCGTAGTGAGTTCGGGGAAAGATATGGTAGGTATTGCACAAACTGGTACAGGTAAAACTTTTGCCTACATGTTACCTATAATTAGAAACCTTAAATTTTCTAAGCAAGAAAATCCAAGAATTTTAGTTCTTGTACCTACTCGAGAACTTGTGGTTCAGGTGGTAGACGAAATTGAAAAACTTACAAAATACATTAATACGCGTGTACTTGGAGTATATGGTGGAACTAATATTAACACCCAAAAGCAGCAAGTTGCTCAAGGTGTAGATATTTTAGTTGCCACACCTGGACGTCTATACGATTTAGCCGTTAGCCGTGTACTACAATTAAAATCGATACAAAAATTAGTAATTGATGAAGTTGATGTTATGCTAGATTTAGGGTTTAGACATCAGCTAATTAATATTTTCGATATTCTTCCAGAACGTCGCCAAAACATTATGTTTTCGGCAACCATGACGCAAGATGTCGATGATTTAATAAACGATTTCTTTATTACTCCAGAGCGTGTTTCTATTGCCGTTTCTGGAACACCATTAGATAACATTGCTCAAGAACGTTACAATGTTCCTAATTTTTACACTAAAGTTAATTTATTAAATGAAATTCTTCAAGATAAAGAAACCTATAACAAGGTGCTTATTTTTGTCGGATTTAAAAGAATGGCAGACCGACTTTTTGAAGCTTTAGACGAAACCTTTAGTGAAGAAAGCTGTGTTATTCACTCTAACAAAACACAAAATTACCGTTTACGAAGTATCGAGCAATTTAGAAATGGTGATAACCGCATATTGGTTGCTACAGATGTTATGGCTCGTGGTTTAGATATCGATAACATTTCTCATGTTATTAATTTTGATACGCCTGACTATCCAGAAAACTATATTCATAGAATTGGTAGAACAGGACGTGCAGAACGCGAAGGACATACCATTTTATTTTCTACAGTAAAAGAACAAGATGCTTTAGAGCGGATTGAGGCATTAATGCAAATGGAGATTCCGGTATTGGAAATTCCTGAAGATGTTGAAATTTCTACAGAATTATTAGAAGAAGAACGTGTTAAAATTAAGGAGCGTAACAACCCTACAAAACGTAGAGATGAAGATGCTCCTGGACCTGCATTTCACGAAAAGAAAGAGAAAAATGCTAAAGAAAATTTAGGAGGATCTTACCGTAGAGAAATTGCTAAAAAATACAAAAAGCCTAAAACTCGAGGCGACAAAAATTACAATAAAAGAAACAAAAACAAATAA